In Flavobacterium sp., a single window of DNA contains:
- a CDS encoding glycoside hydrolase family 18 protein, protein MKQISLIAFLSICLFSTNIFAQKNKKFDIIAYYTGDSKLIDEYEVNKLNQIIFSFCHLKDGKLIVDSSKDSLTIKHLVSLKTKNPQLKIVLSLGGWGGCEPCSDAFSTADGRLKFAKSVKEVSDYFKVDGLDLDWEYPAIEGLPGHLFQPADKPNFTELIKILRSTLGKKYELSFAAGGFQKYLDESIDWKAVAPLVNRINIMSYDLVNGYSKVTGHHTPLYSTNPKEESTDRAVKFLLKAGVPAEKLVIGGAFYTRQWKNVENINNGLYQAGEHFQGADFKNYATTYTEANGWKYFYDEKAQAPYWYNEGTKTFATSDDIKSIKAKTEYVKSKKLGGIMFWELTLDSFRNGMVNAIYEVKTAK, encoded by the coding sequence ATGAAACAAATTAGCCTAATTGCCTTTTTATCTATCTGCCTTTTTTCCACAAACATTTTTGCGCAGAAGAATAAAAAATTTGACATCATCGCTTATTACACTGGTGATTCTAAACTAATTGACGAGTATGAAGTCAATAAATTAAATCAGATTATTTTTAGTTTCTGTCATTTAAAAGACGGTAAACTAATCGTTGATTCTTCTAAAGATTCTCTTACTATAAAACATTTAGTTTCACTAAAAACTAAAAATCCACAATTAAAAATCGTTTTATCTCTTGGCGGATGGGGCGGCTGCGAACCATGTTCAGATGCTTTTTCGACTGCTGATGGACGTTTGAAATTTGCTAAATCGGTAAAAGAAGTAAGCGATTATTTTAAAGTTGATGGTTTAGATCTTGACTGGGAATATCCTGCAATCGAAGGTCTTCCTGGACATTTATTCCAGCCTGCTGATAAACCTAATTTTACAGAATTAATTAAAATTTTACGTTCAACTTTAGGTAAAAAATACGAATTAAGTTTTGCTGCCGGAGGTTTTCAAAAATATTTAGATGAATCTATCGACTGGAAAGCCGTTGCACCATTAGTTAATCGTATTAATATTATGAGTTATGATTTAGTAAACGGATATTCTAAAGTAACTGGACATCACACTCCATTATACAGTACAAATCCAAAAGAAGAATCTACAGACAGAGCTGTTAAATTTTTATTGAAAGCTGGAGTTCCTGCTGAAAAATTGGTAATTGGAGGCGCATTTTATACCAGACAATGGAAAAATGTAGAAAACATCAATAACGGTTTGTATCAGGCAGGAGAACATTTTCAAGGTGCTGATTTTAAAAACTATGCTACAACTTACACAGAAGCAAACGGCTGGAAATATTTTTATGATGAAAAAGCTCAAGCACCTTATTGGTATAATGAAGGAACAAAAACATTTGCAACTTCTGACGATATTAAATCTATTAAAGCCAAAACTGAATATGTAAAGTCTAAAAAACTGGGCGGAATCATGTTCTGGGAATTAACTTTGGATAGTTTCCGCAACGGAATGGTAAATGCAATTTATGAAGTTAAAACCGCTAAATAA
- a CDS encoding DUF4251 domain-containing protein, translated as MKTKLSILLLLLCFLNFSVSAQQKSKKELKAERELQKQKEIEALIDSKNFVFEAQKVTPQGGRLIILDYNTYFLKFNAEKTTCDLPFFGRGYNVGYGSDGGIKFEGTPENMKIEKKSKNYRVRATVKGKDDVYDLFFTIFFDGGATLSVNSNNRAPISYDGQISAPKAEEDKK; from the coding sequence ATGAAAACGAAATTATCCATTTTACTACTATTATTGTGCTTTTTGAATTTTTCTGTTTCAGCACAGCAAAAAAGCAAAAAAGAACTAAAAGCTGAAAGAGAATTGCAAAAACAAAAAGAAATTGAAGCTTTGATCGATTCTAAAAATTTTGTTTTTGAAGCCCAAAAAGTCACTCCACAAGGCGGGCGTCTTATTATTTTGGATTATAATACGTATTTCTTAAAGTTTAATGCAGAGAAAACAACATGCGATCTTCCGTTTTTCGGACGTGGTTATAATGTGGGATACGGCAGCGACGGTGGAATTAAATTTGAAGGGACTCCAGAAAATATGAAGATAGAGAAGAAGTCAAAAAATTATAGAGTGAGAGCTACTGTTAAAGGCAAAGACGATGTTTATGATTTGTTTTTTACCATATTTTTTGATGGAGGTGCGACACTTTCGGTAAATAGTAATAATCGTGCTCCAATTTCTTATGATGGACAAATAAGTGCTCCAAAAGCTGAGGAAGATAAAAAATAG
- a CDS encoding META domain-containing protein — protein MMKKIFILVAFSSILFSCKCKKTDTVSKLDGTWELNYITGPKITFDGLYPNKKPTISFNTKENQVSGNSSCNNYTGKLVIDGNKIDFTQPMAMTKMMCLDGQGEQTYMSTLQKITSYDITDDGKRLNFISGDIAMMRFTKK, from the coding sequence ATGATGAAAAAGATTTTTATTCTTGTTGCTTTTAGTTCGATACTATTTTCATGCAAATGCAAAAAGACAGATACGGTTTCTAAACTTGATGGAACCTGGGAACTAAATTATATCACCGGCCCAAAAATTACTTTCGATGGTTTGTATCCCAATAAAAAACCAACGATAAGTTTTAATACAAAAGAAAATCAGGTTTCTGGCAATAGCAGTTGTAATAATTATACCGGAAAACTAGTCATAGACGGAAATAAAATTGATTTTACCCAGCCAATGGCCATGACAAAAATGATGTGTCTGGACGGGCAAGGTGAACAAACCTATATGAGTACGCTTCAAAAAATAACATCATACGATATTACAGATGATGGTAAAAGGCTGAATTTCATCTCGGGAGATATTGCAATGATGCGATTTACGAAAAAATAA
- a CDS encoding superoxide dismutase family protein — MKKLIVSFAIITALIIGCKTNTKSNDAKTLTVALEPKSNSTVGGTATFTEKNGKVTFTAKVSGLQPGVHAIHIHEKADCTAADGSSAGGHWNPTFKKHGKWGVGEYHKGDIGNFTADAKGNGTITLTTDEWCIGCGDATKDVLGKGLIVHQGTDDFTTQPTGNAGGRVACAGIIK; from the coding sequence ATGAAAAAATTGATCGTATCTTTCGCTATAATTACAGCCTTAATCATTGGCTGTAAGACTAATACAAAATCAAATGATGCTAAAACCCTAACGGTTGCTTTAGAACCAAAAAGCAACAGTACTGTAGGCGGAACTGCTACTTTTACTGAAAAAAACGGAAAAGTAACTTTTACTGCAAAAGTTTCTGGTTTACAGCCTGGAGTTCATGCTATACATATTCATGAAAAAGCAGATTGTACTGCAGCAGACGGAAGTTCAGCAGGTGGACACTGGAATCCTACTTTTAAAAAACACGGAAAATGGGGAGTTGGAGAATATCATAAAGGTGATATCGGGAACTTTACTGCAGATGCAAAAGGTAACGGAACAATTACTCTGACTACTGATGAATGGTGTATTGGATGTGGTGATGCAACAAAAGATGTTTTAGGAAAAGGTTTAATTGTTCACCAGGGAACAGATGATTTTACCACTCAGCCAACAGGAAATGCAGGCGGCAGAGTTGCCTGTGCAGGTATCATAAAATAA
- a CDS encoding LETM1-related biofilm-associated protein yields the protein MINPSAHGWIDKFFSEQKFSEAIPFETPDYFYYKVRETGFIYGHIIAIDSQIPIPIKGWFKTEISKVALLNTLYHVFCLEKRNSEPNNFIAEAVKFYKQMNPEGFNLFKILLPKDTPSHSLETIIDERVQTNDSIISKNFSHLVTNALLFIDVLAFRQYLEHGVIPEKYLKRIEETVLGIVGLALKTKTVKSQHDDLLIKLFEASIRYSKFSKVTVDTLETLQLDYFKNRLEHYYLIDMAGMALWSDGVVENEESYFLYSLGSMMGVGDDFVTKSIDTTHTFITTHKKKIPYFNYSNPVKHFYDQMTHSVVKLIIRNKNRLIKEIVQSKELMVLLAYSTTRDLDAKEKKKVKKQLLDICKTIPSLTIFLLPGGSLLLPILIKFIPTMLPSAFNENLDENE from the coding sequence ATGATTAACCCATCAGCACACGGCTGGATAGATAAATTTTTTAGTGAACAGAAGTTTTCAGAAGCAATTCCTTTTGAAACTCCAGACTACTTTTACTATAAAGTGAGAGAAACCGGTTTTATCTACGGGCACATTATTGCAATTGATTCTCAAATTCCAATTCCGATAAAAGGCTGGTTTAAAACCGAAATTTCTAAAGTCGCCTTATTAAATACACTTTACCACGTTTTTTGTTTAGAAAAAAGAAATTCTGAACCCAATAATTTTATTGCTGAAGCTGTAAAATTCTATAAACAAATGAATCCGGAAGGTTTTAATTTGTTTAAAATTCTGCTTCCAAAAGATACGCCGTCTCATTCATTAGAAACCATAATCGATGAAAGAGTACAAACCAATGACAGTATCATCAGTAAAAACTTTTCGCATTTAGTTACTAATGCACTTTTGTTTATTGATGTTCTGGCGTTTAGACAATATTTGGAACATGGCGTAATTCCGGAAAAATATTTAAAAAGAATTGAAGAAACCGTGCTTGGAATTGTGGGTTTGGCTTTAAAAACTAAAACCGTAAAATCTCAGCACGACGATTTATTGATTAAACTTTTTGAAGCTTCGATACGTTATTCTAAATTTTCGAAAGTTACAGTTGACACCTTAGAAACTTTACAGCTTGATTATTTTAAAAACCGATTAGAGCATTATTATTTAATCGACATGGCTGGAATGGCTTTATGGAGCGATGGTGTTGTAGAAAATGAAGAATCATATTTCTTGTATTCTTTAGGTTCTATGATGGGTGTTGGAGATGATTTTGTAACCAAAAGTATCGACACAACGCATACTTTTATTACAACCCATAAAAAGAAAATCCCTTATTTTAATTATTCAAATCCTGTTAAACATTTCTATGATCAGATGACGCACAGCGTTGTAAAACTGATTATAAGAAATAAAAACAGATTGATTAAAGAGATTGTTCAGAGTAAAGAATTGATGGTTTTGCTGGCTTACTCTACAACAAGAGATTTGGACGCCAAAGAAAAGAAAAAAGTAAAAAAACAGCTTTTGGATATTTGTAAAACAATCCCGTCGCTAACAATATTTTTACTTCCGGGCGGAAGTTTGTTACTGCCTATATTAATTAAGTTTATTCCAACAATGCTGCCATCGGCATTTAACGAAAATCTTGATGAGAACGAATAA
- the can gene encoding carbonate dehydratase, whose protein sequence is MRKFYEQILENNKKWVEDSLAKDPNYFADLAKGQSPPLLWIGCSDSRVPANEIIGAKPGEVFVHRNIANMVVHSDMNMLSVLDYAVNVLKVKHVIVCGHYGCGGVKAAMGNQSVGIIDNWLRHIKDEYRLHDKYLNSIEDEDKRFNAFVEINAKEQVYNLAKTSIVQGAWKTGQDLMLHGWVYGLNSGFVTDLNVTISSNEELDQVYQLDL, encoded by the coding sequence ATGAGAAAGTTTTATGAACAAATATTGGAGAACAATAAAAAATGGGTCGAAGATTCTTTAGCAAAAGACCCTAACTATTTTGCTGATTTAGCAAAAGGACAGTCACCTCCTTTATTATGGATTGGATGTTCTGACAGCCGTGTACCTGCAAATGAAATTATTGGGGCAAAACCTGGAGAGGTTTTCGTTCACCGTAATATTGCAAACATGGTCGTGCATTCTGATATGAATATGTTAAGTGTACTGGATTATGCAGTAAACGTTTTAAAAGTAAAACACGTTATTGTATGCGGACATTACGGTTGCGGTGGTGTAAAAGCCGCAATGGGAAATCAATCTGTTGGAATTATCGACAACTGGCTTCGTCACATTAAAGATGAATACCGTTTGCATGATAAATATCTAAATTCTATTGAAGATGAAGACAAACGTTTTAATGCTTTTGTAGAAATCAATGCAAAAGAGCAGGTTTATAACTTAGCAAAAACTTCGATTGTACAAGGAGCCTGGAAAACAGGTCAGGATTTAATGCTTCACGGTTGGGTTTACGGTTTAAATTCAGGTTTTGTAACTGATTTAAATGTAACCATTAGTTCTAATGAAGAACTTGACCAAGTTTATCAATTAGATCTTTAA
- a CDS encoding SulP family inorganic anion transporter, which translates to MTKKINLFANLKSDFASGLVVFLVALPLCLGIAMASGAPLFSGIIAGVVGGIIVGYLSQSHISVSGPAAGLTAIVLTAITDFGAFDVFLLSVFIAGLIQLALGFLKAGSISNYFPTNVIEGMLAGIGIIIILKQIPHAFGYDADFEGDQAFIQNDGSNTFSFLFDILNHIQLGAVVISAISLVILISWDKVPFLKKLKLVPGALVAVILGVLLNEFFISSGSSLAIAKEHLVSLPVPKSFDDFKSILIMPNFAAISNPQVWIVGVTIAIVASIETLLCIEASDRMDVQKRYTDTNVELRAQGIGNIVSSLLGGLPMTSVVVRSSANNNAGAKSKMSTIIHGVLLMISVLSIPVILNKIPLATLATVLILVGYKLAKPATFMHFWKKGKYQFVPFIATLVFVVATDLLKGVALGIIISIIFVLRGNLKRAYIFKKEEYEDGDIIHIDLAQEVSFLNKAAIKQTLSEIPQNSKVIINAHDTEYIAHDVLDLIREFKETRAIDDNIKVKLKGFKEAYELENTPDNNNHVTIEHYYDVAKRALVKREEVKENF; encoded by the coding sequence ATGACAAAAAAAATCAATCTTTTTGCCAACCTTAAGTCTGACTTTGCCTCAGGTTTAGTGGTTTTTTTGGTGGCTCTTCCGTTGTGTTTAGGTATTGCAATGGCATCCGGAGCGCCGTTATTTTCTGGAATTATTGCTGGTGTAGTTGGTGGTATTATAGTAGGATATTTAAGCCAGTCACATATTAGTGTTTCTGGACCTGCCGCCGGTTTAACAGCTATTGTATTAACAGCTATTACTGATTTTGGTGCTTTTGATGTGTTTTTGCTGTCCGTTTTTATTGCAGGACTAATTCAATTGGCATTAGGATTTTTAAAAGCCGGAAGTATATCCAATTATTTTCCAACAAACGTAATTGAAGGGATGCTTGCAGGTATCGGAATTATTATTATTCTAAAACAGATTCCACACGCTTTTGGTTACGATGCTGATTTTGAAGGTGATCAGGCTTTTATTCAAAATGATGGAAGCAACACCTTTTCGTTTTTATTTGATATTTTAAATCATATTCAATTAGGTGCAGTTGTAATTTCAGCAATTTCACTTGTAATATTGATTTCATGGGATAAAGTTCCGTTTTTAAAGAAGTTAAAATTAGTTCCGGGAGCATTAGTAGCCGTTATTTTAGGAGTTTTGCTGAATGAATTTTTTATCTCTTCAGGAAGCTCTCTGGCAATTGCAAAAGAGCATTTGGTTTCTTTGCCTGTTCCAAAATCTTTTGATGATTTTAAATCAATTCTGATTATGCCAAATTTTGCAGCGATATCAAATCCGCAGGTTTGGATTGTAGGAGTTACAATTGCCATAGTGGCTTCTATCGAAACACTTTTGTGTATTGAAGCATCTGACAGAATGGACGTTCAAAAACGCTATACTGATACTAATGTTGAGCTTAGAGCACAAGGTATTGGAAACATTGTGAGTTCACTTTTAGGAGGTCTGCCAATGACATCGGTTGTAGTTAGATCATCTGCAAATAATAATGCAGGCGCAAAATCAAAAATGTCAACCATTATTCATGGGGTGCTTTTAATGATAAGCGTTTTGTCTATTCCTGTGATTTTAAATAAAATTCCATTAGCAACACTGGCTACAGTTTTAATTTTGGTTGGTTATAAACTAGCGAAGCCAGCAACCTTTATGCATTTCTGGAAAAAGGGAAAATACCAGTTTGTCCCATTTATAGCAACTTTGGTCTTTGTGGTTGCAACAGATTTGCTTAAAGGAGTTGCTCTGGGGATTATTATCAGTATCATTTTTGTTTTGAGAGGAAACTTAAAAAGAGCTTATATCTTCAAAAAAGAAGAATATGAGGATGGCGACATCATTCATATCGATTTAGCTCAGGAAGTATCTTTTTTAAATAAAGCGGCGATTAAACAAACTCTGAGTGAAATTCCACAGAATTCGAAAGTAATCATTAATGCACATGATACAGAATATATTGCACATGATGTTCTGGATTTAATTCGTGAGTTTAAAGAAACCAGAGCTATTGATGATAATATCAAAGTGAAACTAAAAGGTTTTAAAGAAGCATACGAATTAGAAAATACTCCCGATAACAATAACCATGTTACAATAGAACATTATTATGACGTTGCAAAACGCGCATTAGTAAAAAGGGAAGAAGTAAAAGAAAATTTTTAA
- a CDS encoding Dps family protein: MKTNILGLPVKESELLVKELNVLLSNFQVYYQNLRGIHWNIRGKRFFDLHVKFEELYTDSQLKIDMIAERVLTIGGTPLHTFEDYIKNNKLTVGKNISNDEKAVQLIVNSLSDLLKIEREILAKSGEINDEGTNSMMSDFIAEQEKTIWMMNAWLDETI, encoded by the coding sequence ATGAAAACAAATATTTTAGGATTACCTGTAAAAGAGTCAGAATTATTAGTAAAAGAATTAAATGTTCTATTGTCGAATTTTCAGGTATACTACCAAAATTTAAGAGGAATTCACTGGAATATTCGCGGAAAACGTTTTTTTGATTTACATGTTAAATTTGAAGAATTATATACAGATTCACAATTAAAAATTGATATGATTGCAGAAAGAGTTTTAACAATAGGAGGAACTCCGTTGCATACTTTTGAAGATTATATTAAAAACAACAAATTAACAGTTGGAAAAAATATTTCGAATGATGAAAAAGCAGTTCAGTTAATTGTTAATTCTTTATCGGATTTATTGAAAATTGAAAGAGAAATTTTAGCAAAATCAGGCGAAATTAACGATGAAGGAACAAATTCCATGATGAGTGACTTTATTGCTGAGCAGGAAAAAACAATCTGGATGATGAATGCATGGCTGGATGAAACAATCTAA
- a CDS encoding LysR substrate-binding domain-containing protein yields the protein MTITQLQYVLAVAEHKNFTLAAEKCFVTQPTLSMQIQKIEEELNILIFDRSKKPIQLTDIGQKIVNQAKNIVNEADRIKDIVEQQKGYIGGEFRLGIIPTIMPTLLPMFLNNFIKKYPKVKLLIEELNTEEIIVKLKNGHLDAAIAATPLEDEKIKEIVLYFEPFVAYIPEHHHSFQKEEIEVADLNLNEILLLQDGHCFRDGILNLCKNGSDIDQTNFQIQSGSFETLIKLADEGLGTTLLPYLHTLDLKESDKLKLRNFKEPKPAREVSLIYPKSELKMQIIDAIRSTIAGVVKGAIVFQNVQIISPLQKKQA from the coding sequence ATGACGATAACTCAATTACAATATGTGTTAGCAGTTGCAGAACACAAAAACTTTACACTTGCTGCCGAAAAGTGTTTTGTAACACAGCCTACCTTAAGTATGCAGATTCAAAAAATTGAAGAAGAACTTAATATTTTAATTTTCGACAGAAGTAAAAAACCAATTCAGCTTACAGATATTGGGCAGAAGATTGTAAATCAGGCTAAAAACATTGTAAATGAAGCTGATAGAATCAAAGATATTGTTGAGCAGCAAAAAGGATATATAGGAGGCGAATTTCGTTTAGGAATTATCCCAACCATTATGCCTACTCTTTTACCAATGTTTTTAAATAATTTCATTAAGAAATATCCAAAAGTTAAACTACTTATAGAAGAACTTAATACCGAAGAAATTATTGTAAAACTTAAAAACGGCCATCTGGATGCTGCCATTGCTGCCACTCCGCTTGAAGATGAAAAAATAAAAGAGATTGTTTTATACTTCGAACCTTTTGTAGCTTATATTCCGGAACATCATCACAGTTTTCAAAAAGAAGAAATTGAAGTTGCTGACCTGAATTTGAATGAAATTTTACTTTTACAAGATGGGCATTGTTTTAGAGACGGAATTTTAAATTTATGTAAAAACGGTTCTGATATCGATCAAACTAATTTTCAAATCCAGAGCGGAAGTTTTGAAACTCTGATAAAATTAGCCGACGAAGGTTTGGGCACAACATTACTTCCGTACTTGCACACCTTAGACTTAAAAGAATCCGATAAACTGAAACTACGAAACTTTAAGGAACCAAAACCAGCCCGAGAGGTAAGTTTAATTTACCCAAAGAGCGAATTAAAAATGCAAATCATCGATGCCATTCGATCTACAATTGCCGGCGTAGTAAAAGGCGCCATTGTTTTTCAGAATGTTCAAATCATTAGTCCTCTGCAAAAAAAGCAAGCATAA
- the mnmD gene encoding tRNA (5-methylaminomethyl-2-thiouridine)(34)-methyltransferase MnmD: MKREIIKTLDGSTTIHLEEWNENYHSKHGAIQEAKHVFIKNGLSLFENNPVSILEIGFGTGLNAFITFLESEEKQQQIDYFGVEAYPIDENEVLQMNYVSELDALKFDNIFEKMHKTEWNKKNEISALFSLTKRKQFFDEIDDFEIFDLIYFDAFGYRVQPELWSTEIFQKMYNSLKPNGVLVTYAARGVVKRSMISVGFTVEKLAGPPGKREMFRAFKKV; this comes from the coding sequence GTGAAAAGAGAAATAATTAAAACGCTAGATGGTTCAACGACAATTCATTTGGAAGAATGGAATGAAAATTACCATTCAAAACATGGTGCAATACAAGAAGCAAAACACGTATTTATAAAGAATGGATTGTCATTATTTGAGAATAATCCAGTTTCTATTTTAGAAATAGGTTTTGGTACTGGTTTAAATGCGTTTATTACTTTTTTAGAATCTGAAGAAAAACAACAGCAAATTGATTATTTTGGGGTAGAAGCTTATCCGATAGATGAAAATGAAGTGCTGCAGATGAATTATGTTTCTGAACTGGATGCATTGAAATTTGACAACATTTTTGAGAAAATGCATAAAACAGAATGGAACAAGAAAAACGAAATTAGCGCCCTGTTCTCGTTAACTAAAAGGAAACAATTTTTTGATGAAATTGACGATTTTGAAATTTTTGATTTGATTTACTTTGATGCCTTCGGATATCGTGTGCAGCCGGAGCTTTGGAGTACTGAGATTTTTCAAAAAATGTACAATAGTTTAAAACCAAATGGGGTTCTTGTAACTTATGCAGCAAGGGGAGTTGTAAAAAGAAGCATGATTTCTGTTGGGTTTACAGTCGAAAAATTAGCTGGCCCACCTGGTAAACGAGAAATGTTTAGAGCCTTTAAAAAGGTTTAA
- a CDS encoding branched-chain amino acid aminotransferase, which translates to MSTTQTSKIEIRKAESSKISSVDFENLSFGAVFTDHLFECDYKNGQWQNPVVKPYAPILMDPSSKVFHYGQAIFEGMKAYKDENNDVWLFRPDENYKRLNSSAVRMAMPEIPEDIFMEGLYELLKIDKEWIQRGNGASMYIRPFMIATGPGVIANPSDEYKFMILLSPAKSYYGGEVKVIIAEHYSRAANGGIGAAKAAGNYAAQFYPTNLANKDGFQQVIWTDDATHTKLEEAGTMNVFFRINDTLLTAPTSERILDGVTRKSLITMAEKEGLNVEVRPVIVSELVEAAKNGSLKEIFGAGTAAVISVIKGFSYKDEYYEMAPIENSYASFLKEKLTSLQNKLSEDTYGWTVKVQ; encoded by the coding sequence ATGAGTACAACTCAAACAAGCAAAATTGAAATCAGAAAAGCTGAATCGTCTAAGATAAGCTCTGTAGACTTTGAAAACTTAAGTTTTGGTGCTGTATTTACAGACCATTTATTCGAATGTGATTACAAAAACGGACAATGGCAAAATCCGGTCGTTAAGCCTTACGCTCCTATTTTGATGGATCCATCTTCAAAAGTCTTTCATTACGGTCAGGCAATTTTTGAAGGAATGAAAGCTTATAAAGATGAAAATAATGATGTTTGGTTGTTTAGACCTGATGAAAACTACAAACGTTTAAACAGTTCTGCTGTTCGTATGGCAATGCCAGAAATTCCGGAAGATATTTTCATGGAAGGTTTATACGAATTATTAAAAATTGATAAAGAATGGATTCAGAGAGGTAACGGAGCAAGTATGTATATCCGTCCGTTTATGATTGCAACAGGCCCTGGCGTTATTGCAAACCCTTCTGATGAATATAAATTTATGATTTTACTTTCTCCTGCTAAATCATATTATGGCGGTGAAGTTAAAGTAATTATTGCTGAACATTACAGTAGAGCTGCAAATGGCGGAATTGGTGCTGCAAAAGCTGCCGGTAACTACGCTGCACAGTTTTACCCAACAAATTTGGCAAACAAAGATGGTTTCCAACAAGTTATCTGGACTGATGACGCAACGCACACAAAATTAGAAGAAGCAGGAACAATGAACGTTTTCTTCAGAATTAATGATACTTTATTAACGGCTCCAACAAGCGAAAGAATTTTAGATGGTGTAACCAGAAAAAGTTTGATCACAATGGCTGAAAAAGAAGGATTAAATGTAGAAGTTCGTCCGGTAATTGTTTCAGAATTAGTTGAAGCTGCTAAAAATGGTTCTTTAAAAGAAATTTTCGGAGCAGGAACTGCTGCGGTAATCAGCGTTATCAAAGGTTTCTCATATAAAGATGAGTATTATGAAATGGCTCCAATTGAAAACTCATACGCTTCATTCTTAAAAGAAAAACTAACAAGTCTTCAAAACAAACTTTCTGAAGATACTTACGGATGGACAGTTAAAGTACAATAA
- a CDS encoding nucleoside triphosphate pyrophosphohydrolase family protein, producing the protein MKKQLDAVTEFHTAFKIGHSQTPIADLGETKKLLRYNLMKEENEEYLEAVKNNDLVEIADALGDMMYILCGTIIEHGLQDKIEAVFDEIQRSNMSKLGEDGKPIYREDGKVMKGPNYFKPDFSKLL; encoded by the coding sequence ATGAAAAAACAACTTGACGCAGTTACTGAATTTCATACTGCTTTTAAAATAGGTCACAGCCAGACTCCAATTGCTGATTTAGGAGAAACTAAAAAATTGCTTCGTTATAATTTGATGAAAGAAGAAAACGAAGAATATCTTGAAGCGGTTAAAAATAATGATTTGGTTGAAATTGCTGATGCTCTTGGAGATATGATGTATATTTTGTGCGGAACTATTATTGAACATGGTTTACAGGATAAAATTGAAGCTGTTTTTGACGAAATCCAGCGTAGTAATATGAGTAAACTTGGCGAAGATGGAAAACCAATTTATAGAGAAGACGGAAAAGTAATGAAAGGCCCAAATTACTTTAAACCTGATTTTTCGAAGTTGTTGTAA